A region of Vitis riparia cultivar Riparia Gloire de Montpellier isolate 1030 chromosome 1, EGFV_Vit.rip_1.0, whole genome shotgun sequence DNA encodes the following proteins:
- the LOC117920478 gene encoding uncharacterized protein LOC117920478, with protein sequence MVLPASSALVLPTVGNGAKVADQIYSEADVDIFEVVENLQESNFLVTGEPNTMVDKQSQQKEKQISVDPISLKELSVRDESSNLVLPPAITPPKLSFSSIHLPISPSPVKPKLLSFSLPNSAASSPRFSTSVLKKKWRNQCQASPRHVDGSPNHSNSPVASHRESQLRRSKSCGEGRACAPSDEFDLWLNGANIDGGYHDRFYSGLATTQTEGSKDERKRGKKVDPQEDGFKCGALCLFLPGFGRGKPVRARKEEAEVTNVISRTVSLEKFECASWASSAIVNSNIEEDGDSMNLYFDLPLELIRTSVNDANSPVAAAFVFDKNTKGVLKNSMGRTAGARKSQESSRHVRFSTSTPTSYPASPSSCITPRLRKAREDFNAYLEAQS encoded by the coding sequence ATGGTTCTTCCAGCTTCAAGTGCTCTGGTGCTTCCTACTGTAGGCAATGGTGCAAAAGTAGCGGATCAAATCTATAGCGAAGCTGATGTAGACATCTTTGAAGTCGTTGAAAACCTCCAGGAGTCCAATTTCTTAGTGACGGGAGAACCCAATACCATGGTTGATAAGCAGAGCCAGCAGAAGGAAAAGCAGATTTCTGTGGATCCCATATCACTGAAGGAATTGTCAGTAAGAGATGAAAGCTCAAATTTGGTGTTGCCCCCTGCAATCACCCCTCCAAAATTAAGTTTCAGTAGTATTCACCTTCCCATTTCTCCATCACCTGTGAAACCTAAGCTTTTAAGTTTCAGCCTCCCAAACTCAGCAGCCTCATCTCCAAGATTCAGCACATCTgtactaaaaaagaaatggagaaaccaatgccaagcatcTCCACGTCATGTAGATGGGAGTCCGAATCACAGCAACTCTCCAGTGGCCTCACATCGAGAGAGTCAGTTGCGCAGGAGTAAATCATGTGGTGAAGGGAGAGCATGTGCACCTTCAGATGAATTTGACCTTTGGTTGAATGGAGCGAACATTGATGGAGGATATCACGACAGGTTTTACTCTGGCCTAGCTACAACTCAGACTGAAGGCAGCAAAGATGAAAGGAAGAGGGGTAAGAAGGTGGACCCTCAGGAAGATGGATTTAAATGTGGGGCGCTGTGCTTGTTCCTGCCAGGCTTTGGAAGGGGAAAGCCAGTGAGGGCGAGAAAGGAAGAAGCAGAGGTGACTAACGTGATATCAAGGACGGTTTCTCTTGAAAAGTTCGAATGCGCATCTTGGGCTTCATCGGCAATAGTAAACAGCAATATTGAAGAAGACGGAGACTCCATGAATCTGTATTTTGATCTGCCTCTAGAACTGATTCGAACTAGCGTGAATGATGCCAATTCACCGGTGGCAGCAGCTTTTGTATTCGATAAAAACACGAAAGGGGTTCTCAAGAACAGCATGGGAAGAACGGCAGGGGCCAGAAAATCACAGGAATCATCTCGCCATGTTCGGTTTTCAACATCAACCCCTACTTCGTACCCAGCCTCCCCATCTTCTTGCATTACACCTCGGCTGCGCAAGGCAAGGGAGGATTTCAATGCTTACTTGGAAGCACAGAGttga